In the genome of Nocardioides sp. NBC_00368, the window CGTCGGCGACCAGCTTCCGGGCCAGCGCGATCGCGGGCACCCGGCGGTAGGTGAACCCCACCATCGCCCGTACGCCCCGCTCGGCGGCCACAGCGGCGGCCGCGGCCATCCGCTCGGCCTCGGCCACGGTGTTGGCCAGCGGCTTCTCGCACAGCACGTGCTTGCCGGCCTCCAGCGCGGCGATCGCTATCTCCGCATGGGTGTCACCGGGTGTGCACACGTCGACCAGGTCGACGTCGTCGCGGGCGATCACCTCGCGCCAGTCGGTGGCGCTCTCCTCCCAGCCGAAGCGGGTCGCGGCCTCGGCCACGCGGGCGGCGTCACGGCCGCAGACGACCTGCATCCGCGGGGTGAGGGGGAGGTCGAAGAAGCGGTGGGCGCTGCGCCAGGCGTGGGAGTGGACGGCACCCATGAAGGCGTAGCCGATCATCCCCACCCCGAGTGTGGCGTTCTGCTCGGTCATCGGAACTCGATCCTGTGTTCGGTGGTGTCGCTCCGCGCCCGAGCGCGGAGCGACCTTGCGGTCTGGCTGGGTCAGGCGGTCAGGACTCGAAGGCCGTGGGGAGGAACTCCGCCACGTTCTCCTTGGTGACGACCGGCGCGTCCAGCTGGATCGTGCGCGGCACGGTCACCTCGACCAGGTCGGACATCGCCTTGTCCTGGGCCAGGAGCCTGGCGAGCTTGATCCCGTCGGCGGCCTGGGTGGAGGGGTAGATGACCGTCGCCTTGAGGACGCCCTTGTCCGACTCGATCTCGCGCATCGCGTTGGCCGAGCCGGCGCCGCCGACCATGGTGAACTCGTCGCGGCCGGCGTTGTTGATCGCGGCGAGGACGCCGACGCCCTGGTCGTCGTCGTGGTTCCACAGGAAGTCGATCTTCGGCGCGGCCTGGAGCAGGTTGGAGGCCGCCTTCTCGCCGCCCTCGACGGTGAAGTCGGCGGCGACCCGGTTGTCGACGTCGAGGTCGCACTTGGCCAGCGCGTCCTTGAAGCCCTTGCTGCGGTCCTGGGTCAGCGGCAGGGAGTCGATGCCGGCGATCTCGGCGACGACGGCGTCCGTCTTGCCGCCGGCCTGCTCGCAGACGTACTCGCCGGCCGAGACGCCCATGCCGTAGTTGTCGCCGAGCACGGTGACGCGGGCGGCGTTGGGGTCGTTGAACTCACGGTCGACGTTGATGACCGGGATGCCGGCCTCCATCGCCTTGAGCGCGACCGGGGTCAACGCGGCGCCGTCGAAGGGCAGCAGCACGATGGCGTCGACCT includes:
- a CDS encoding substrate-binding domain-containing protein, which gives rise to MKFTSAKITGPVARRLGTGLVAGLVAGLSVLALSACISNTPEKTENVGGTSNAKAGSNDEKGDTVVIGFSAPAADHGWMGAISEQAKTAAEAYEDVDFRLAEGTNEVGLQISQVETFINDKVDAIVLLPFDGAALTPVALKAMEAGIPVINVDREFNDPNAARVTVLGDNYGMGVSAGEYVCEQAGGKTDAVVAEIAGIDSLPLTQDRSKGFKDALAKCDLDVDNRVAADFTVEGGEKAASNLLQAAPKIDFLWNHDDDQGVGVLAAINNAGRDEFTMVGGAGSANAMREIESDKGVLKATVIYPSTQAADGIKLARLLAQDKAMSDLVEVTVPRTIQLDAPVVTKENVAEFLPTAFES